A part of Acidobacteriota bacterium genomic DNA contains:
- a CDS encoding ACT domain-containing protein, which produces MAARTELYLRLPNSPGALDRVCRVLADARVNIVALTVEAAGTLRMVVDNPLRAAGALEEADYRAEQRDVLVVELPNRPGALADLARLLAGTGVNVEYAYATAVEDQPTAQVVVGVEDARRAATVTGI; this is translated from the coding sequence ATGGCGGCGCGCACGGAACTGTACCTAAGGCTCCCGAACAGCCCTGGAGCGCTCGATCGAGTCTGCCGGGTACTGGCCGACGCGCGGGTGAATATTGTCGCCCTCACCGTCGAGGCGGCGGGTACGCTCCGAATGGTGGTGGACAATCCGCTTCGGGCCGCCGGCGCGCTCGAGGAAGCGGATTATCGGGCGGAGCAGCGCGACGTGCTCGTTGTCGAGCTGCCGAACAGGCCGGGCGCGCTTGCGGACCTGGCGAGGCTCCTGGCGGGAACCGGGGTCAACGTCGAATACGCCTACGCGACGGCGGTCGAGGATCAGCCGACGGCCCAGGTCGTCGTGGGCGTCGAGGACGCCCGGCGGGCCGCCACCGTGACGGGGATCTGA
- a CDS encoding sulfotransferase yields MSSQSSPYGPAARLLHTLALDRPFVAETWLDLEELLHGRRLATATNGPHVFVAGLARAGTTMLMRLLHASGRFASLSYRDMPFVLAPNLWASLTSRSRRDIPAQERAHGDGVLVDADSPEALDEVFWRVACGSAYIRPDALVPMAADDDTLERFRRYVALILKRYGSDRYLSKNNNNVLRLPSLRRAFPNANLIVPFRDPLHQAFSLLTQHRRFSAQQRDDPFARRYMTWLVHHEFGLDHRPFAFPGSDGSADADREDPGYWLRQWIAAYTHLLRHREDGAVDPIFVGYEWMCEAPDEACATLASRLELPGATLTFTPRASSTEAPEIADRTLVERARDLYAALRRASLG; encoded by the coding sequence TTGTCCAGCCAGTCCAGCCCCTACGGCCCGGCGGCGCGCCTGCTCCATACGCTCGCGCTCGACCGTCCCTTTGTCGCGGAAACGTGGCTCGACCTCGAGGAGCTGCTCCACGGGCGCAGGCTCGCCACGGCGACGAACGGGCCCCACGTCTTCGTGGCCGGCCTCGCCCGCGCGGGAACGACCATGCTGATGCGGCTGCTGCACGCATCGGGCCGGTTCGCGTCGCTCAGTTATCGCGACATGCCCTTCGTCCTCGCGCCCAACCTCTGGGCGTCGCTTACCAGCCGGTCGCGCCGCGACATTCCGGCGCAGGAACGGGCGCATGGCGACGGCGTTCTGGTCGATGCCGATAGTCCCGAAGCGCTCGACGAGGTCTTCTGGCGGGTCGCCTGCGGTTCCGCCTACATCCGGCCCGACGCGCTGGTCCCGATGGCGGCGGACGACGACACGCTGGAGCGCTTTCGCCGCTATGTCGCGTTGATCCTGAAGCGGTATGGATCCGACCGTTACCTGTCGAAGAACAACAACAACGTCCTCAGGCTTCCGTCCCTTCGACGGGCGTTCCCCAACGCCAACCTCATCGTCCCGTTCCGGGATCCGCTGCACCAGGCATTCTCGCTATTGACGCAGCACCGGCGGTTCTCCGCACAGCAGCGCGACGACCCGTTCGCCCGCCGCTACATGACGTGGCTCGTTCACCATGAGTTCGGCCTCGACCATCGTCCGTTCGCATTCCCCGGGAGCGATGGGTCGGCCGACGCGGATCGTGAGGACCCCGGATACTGGCTGCGCCAGTGGATCGCCGCCTACACGCATCTCCTCCGACACCGCGAAGACGGCGCCGTCGACCCGATCTTCGTCGGTTACGAGTGGATGTGCGAGGCGCCGGACGAAGCATGCGCCACCCTGGCGTCACGGCTCGAACTCCCGGGCGCCACGCTGACGTTCACACCACGGGCTTCATCCACGGAGGCGCCGGAGATTGCCGATCGGACCCTGGTCGAGCGAGCCCGTGATCTCTACGCGGCCTTGCGCCGGGCAAGTCTCGGCTGA
- a CDS encoding AAA domain-containing protein: MFSTSLEFILNVAYREAMSRRHTHLTLEHLLYALAHDSEAERILSACGADLPALRSTLDEFLSTLETAGRRERTGEPAQTLSFRRVLQTAVLQVQSAGKDEVRSGDVLAAILQQPKAYAAQVLEEQGVTRLDILNYISHGITKVPSGKTDRGGARQGAEAGAGAEDRAAARDPLGTYTINLTERARAGKLDPLIGRTPELQRTLQILCRRRKNNPVFVGDAGVGKTALAEGLAARLTEDGIPARLAGAEIFSLDTAALLAGTRYRGDFEERFKAVVNALADHPMPILFIDEVHATVGAGATTGGTMDLATLIKPLLSAGDLRVIGSTTFEEFKQIEKDRALARRLQKIVVEEPSVDETSKILEGLQSRYEEHHGVTFAPDTVPAAARLAKRHLRESRLPDAAIDIIDEAGATIGMRRTANQDDEREEGAPSMTVAEADGSTGSEPPRVTVEDIERVVARMARIPEKQATSSDKERLRTLDEALERVVFGQTEAVRTVVSAIKRSRAGLGTPDRPAGCFLFTGPTGVGKTELTRQLAIHLGNEFVRYDMSEYMEKHAVARLIGAPPGYVGFEQGGLLVDAVRTHPYSVVLLDEIEKAHPDIYNILLQVMDHATLTDNSGRKADFRHVILILTSNAGSREASAGAIGFGDDRATTAKGRMKAAIERIFSPEFRNRLDGIIPFDPLTPATMETIVEKFILQLESQLAERRVAITLEPSARAWLAAKGYDPVYGARPLARVVQTEVRTPLTDEILFGKLEHGGTVRIGLTDDTLTFDVEASRAGAAADDDGGPAEHAPEAVE, from the coding sequence ATGTTCAGCACGTCGCTCGAGTTCATTCTGAACGTCGCCTACCGCGAGGCGATGTCGCGCCGGCATACGCACCTGACGCTTGAACATCTCCTGTACGCGCTGGCGCACGACTCGGAGGCGGAGCGGATCCTCTCGGCCTGCGGCGCCGACCTGCCGGCTCTCCGAAGCACGCTCGACGAGTTCCTGTCGACGCTGGAGACGGCCGGGCGCCGCGAGCGGACGGGCGAGCCCGCACAGACCCTCAGCTTCCGACGCGTGCTGCAGACCGCCGTGCTGCAGGTCCAGAGCGCCGGCAAGGACGAAGTCCGTTCAGGCGACGTGCTCGCCGCCATCCTTCAGCAGCCCAAGGCGTACGCCGCGCAGGTGCTGGAAGAGCAGGGCGTGACCCGCCTCGACATCCTCAACTACATCTCGCACGGCATTACAAAGGTACCGAGCGGCAAGACGGACCGCGGCGGAGCGCGACAGGGCGCGGAGGCCGGCGCCGGCGCCGAGGATCGAGCGGCGGCCCGCGATCCCCTCGGGACCTACACCATCAACCTCACGGAGCGCGCGCGTGCCGGCAAGCTCGATCCGCTGATTGGACGAACCCCCGAGTTGCAGCGCACGCTGCAGATTCTCTGCCGGCGCCGAAAGAACAACCCGGTCTTTGTCGGAGACGCGGGCGTCGGCAAGACGGCCCTGGCCGAGGGTCTGGCCGCACGCCTGACGGAGGACGGCATCCCGGCGCGCCTCGCCGGCGCCGAGATCTTCTCGCTGGATACGGCGGCGCTCCTTGCCGGCACCCGCTACCGCGGCGATTTCGAGGAGCGCTTCAAGGCCGTCGTGAACGCCTTGGCGGATCACCCGATGCCCATCCTGTTCATCGATGAAGTCCACGCAACGGTAGGGGCGGGCGCCACGACGGGCGGGACCATGGACCTGGCGACGCTCATCAAGCCGTTGCTCTCGGCCGGCGATCTGCGCGTGATCGGCTCCACGACCTTCGAGGAGTTCAAGCAGATCGAGAAGGACCGTGCGCTGGCCCGGCGGCTCCAGAAGATCGTCGTTGAGGAACCGAGCGTCGACGAGACGTCGAAGATCCTCGAGGGTCTTCAGTCCCGTTACGAAGAACATCACGGAGTGACGTTCGCACCGGACACCGTGCCCGCGGCGGCGCGGCTGGCCAAGCGGCACCTGCGGGAATCCAGGCTGCCCGACGCGGCGATCGACATCATCGACGAAGCGGGCGCGACGATCGGGATGCGGCGGACGGCAAACCAGGACGACGAACGCGAAGAAGGCGCCCCCAGCATGACCGTTGCGGAAGCCGACGGCTCCACCGGGAGCGAACCGCCACGGGTGACGGTGGAGGACATCGAGCGGGTAGTCGCGCGGATGGCGCGCATCCCGGAGAAGCAGGCCACCTCGTCCGACAAGGAACGCCTCCGGACGCTCGACGAAGCGCTCGAACGCGTCGTCTTCGGCCAGACGGAAGCGGTCCGGACGGTAGTGTCCGCGATCAAGCGGTCACGCGCCGGCCTGGGGACCCCGGACCGTCCCGCCGGCTGTTTCCTCTTCACCGGTCCGACCGGCGTCGGGAAGACGGAGTTGACGCGCCAGCTTGCCATTCACCTCGGAAACGAGTTCGTCCGCTACGACATGAGCGAGTACATGGAGAAGCACGCGGTGGCGCGGTTGATTGGCGCCCCGCCCGGCTACGTCGGGTTCGAGCAGGGCGGGCTTCTGGTCGATGCCGTGCGGACCCACCCCTACAGCGTCGTCCTCCTCGACGAGATCGAAAAGGCGCATCCCGACATCTACAACATCCTGCTGCAGGTGATGGACCACGCCACGCTCACGGACAACAGCGGCCGCAAGGCGGACTTCCGCCACGTCATCCTGATCCTCACTTCCAACGCCGGATCCCGCGAAGCAAGCGCCGGCGCCATTGGCTTTGGCGACGATCGCGCGACGACCGCCAAGGGGCGGATGAAGGCGGCGATCGAGCGGATCTTCAGCCCGGAGTTCCGGAACCGGCTCGACGGGATTATTCCCTTCGATCCACTGACGCCGGCGACGATGGAGACGATCGTCGAGAAGTTCATTCTGCAGCTTGAATCGCAGTTGGCCGAGCGTCGAGTCGCCATCACGCTCGAGCCGTCGGCCCGCGCCTGGCTGGCCGCGAAGGGCTACGACCCGGTCTACGGTGCGCGGCCTCTCGCCCGCGTCGTACAGACGGAGGTGCGCACTCCGCTGACCGACGAGATCCTGTTCGGGAAGCTCGAACACGGCGGGACGGTCCGGATCGGCCTGACGGACGACACGTTGACGTTCGACGTGGAAGCATCTCGCGCCGGGGCGGCGGCGGATGACGATGGCGGCCCGGCCGAGCACGCTCCGGAAGCGGTCGAGTAG
- the clpS gene encoding ATP-dependent Clp protease adapter ClpS has translation MSNHETDRQVGGEVLERTEKRTVTPKMYRVLLLNDDYTTMDFVVSILEEVFQKTPAEAFRLMMLVHNQGQAVCGAYPYDIAETKVDMVRELAARDGFPLQATLEEDGE, from the coding sequence ATGTCCAACCACGAAACCGACCGGCAGGTCGGCGGCGAGGTGCTTGAACGGACCGAGAAACGGACCGTCACCCCGAAGATGTACCGCGTCCTGCTGCTGAATGACGACTACACGACAATGGACTTCGTCGTCTCGATCCTCGAAGAGGTGTTCCAGAAAACACCCGCCGAGGCGTTCCGCCTGATGATGCTGGTCCACAACCAGGGCCAGGCCGTGTGCGGCGCCTATCCGTACGACATCGCGGAGACGAAAGTGGACATGGTGCGCGAGCTCGCCGCGCGTGACGGGTTCCCGCTGCAGGCGACGCTCGAGGAAGACGGCGAGTAG
- a CDS encoding MBL fold metallo-hydrolase: protein MEAIVPGISYLDLTHMGRPRVIAASVVQGNDGVTLIDPGPTSCLATLRQALDDAGIRVADLRTIFLTHIHLDHAGATGSLLAENPEITVYVHERGAPHMIDPSRLLASATRLYGEQMDMLWGAFLPVPEANVHVLTGGERIEASGRCLDVAYTPGHAWHHVSFFDRDSGIAFVGDVAGVRTSPALFVLPPTPPPDVDLDTWISSIELIRAWNPSTLLTTHFGPHTDVTLHLDAAVQHLRALTDIARNVIEAGGDDVAQAFRFIARANAYITDNLPKDEAACYTAAAPIDQCWLGLARYWKKQGVTAP, encoded by the coding sequence ATGGAAGCGATCGTGCCGGGCATCAGCTACCTGGATCTGACTCACATGGGCCGTCCCCGGGTGATCGCGGCCAGCGTCGTGCAGGGCAACGACGGTGTCACGCTGATCGACCCCGGCCCGACGTCGTGTCTCGCCACGTTGCGTCAGGCGCTCGACGATGCCGGGATTCGGGTCGCGGACCTCCGGACGATCTTCCTGACCCACATCCACCTGGACCATGCCGGCGCGACGGGAAGTCTGCTGGCCGAGAATCCGGAGATCACCGTATACGTCCACGAGCGGGGCGCGCCGCACATGATCGATCCGAGCAGGCTGCTCGCAAGCGCCACCCGGCTCTATGGCGAGCAGATGGACATGCTCTGGGGGGCGTTCCTGCCGGTTCCGGAGGCGAACGTGCACGTCCTGACCGGCGGCGAGCGCATCGAGGCGTCCGGCCGGTGTCTCGATGTCGCCTACACGCCGGGCCATGCCTGGCACCATGTGAGCTTCTTCGACCGAGACAGCGGAATCGCCTTCGTCGGTGACGTCGCCGGCGTGCGGACGAGCCCGGCGCTCTTCGTCCTGCCGCCGACGCCCCCGCCGGACGTCGATCTGGACACCTGGATCAGCAGCATCGAACTGATCCGGGCCTGGAATCCCTCGACCCTGCTGACTACCCACTTCGGTCCGCACACGGACGTCACCCTCCACCTCGATGCCGCGGTCCAACATCTGCGGGCCTTGACGGACATTGCCCGTAACGTGATCGAAGCGGGCGGCGACGATGTTGCGCAGGCGTTCCGTTTCATCGCGCGGGCGAATGCCTACATCACCGACAATCTGCCGAAGGATGAGGCGGCCTGCTACACCGCCGCGGCCCCGATCGATCAGTGCTGGCTCGGTCTTGCCCGCTACTGGAAGAAGCAGGGCGTAACCGCCCCGTAA
- a CDS encoding nucleoside 2-deoxyribosyltransferase has translation MPTRKTLYLANPYGFSGQLKTGPLQALVAALDAAGAEVWEPFSRNSQADTQGAGWAYRIGQADVRDVRDADGIFAVVNGCPPDEGVMVELGLAIAWGKPTFLFRDDFRRCTDSVDYPLNLMLFTGMPQTGWERYWYTSLDEIADPDKALVRWLRGEPLTGI, from the coding sequence GTGCCCACGCGAAAGACGCTCTATCTGGCGAATCCGTACGGTTTTTCCGGCCAGTTGAAGACCGGACCCCTCCAGGCGCTGGTTGCCGCGCTGGACGCGGCGGGCGCCGAGGTGTGGGAGCCCTTCTCTCGCAACAGCCAGGCGGACACGCAGGGCGCAGGTTGGGCGTACCGGATCGGTCAGGCCGATGTACGTGATGTCCGCGATGCGGATGGGATCTTCGCCGTGGTCAACGGCTGTCCGCCCGACGAAGGCGTGATGGTGGAGCTGGGCCTGGCCATTGCCTGGGGAAAGCCCACATTCCTCTTTCGCGACGACTTTCGCCGCTGCACGGACAGTGTGGACTACCCCCTCAACCTGATGCTCTTCACCGGCATGCCCCAGACCGGGTGGGAACGCTACTGGTACACGTCCCTGGACGAGATTGCCGATCCCGACAAGGCGCTGGTCCGGTGGCTCCGGGGAGAACCGCTGACGGGGATCTGA
- a CDS encoding amidohydrolase family protein, which yields MTRVHRQGRPVAVAAATLATVALLAAACGPGEPEMVEPTPGLLAFTGAKLITGEGDAIDNGTMIVRDGMIEAVGATDAVEVPADATTVDLSGRTVTPGLVNAHGHVNNVRGLEADPSFYTEEHVADQLALYARYGVTTVASLGGDGPEGVAVRNREDASLTHARIRVAGPVVVADDPEEAVAIVNEIADMGVDFIKIRVDDNLGNSQKMTPEVYKAVIDASHARGLKLTSHMYYLEDSKGLLEAGSDFLAHSIRDAPVDDEMIRLLQETGVCYCPTLMREVSTYVYEDRPDWFDDPFFLRDADPTVMAALQEPERMEGVRNSSSAQTYKAQLPLAMENLKTLHDAGIPIAMGTDTGPAARFQGYFEHGELELMVESGMTPMETILASTSVAADCLGIEGVGRLGAGNHADFVVFTADPSVDIANSKTIESVWIAGNEVPGSTSN from the coding sequence ATGACCAGAGTGCACCGGCAGGGACGACCTGTGGCGGTCGCGGCGGCGACCCTCGCCACCGTCGCGCTGTTGGCCGCCGCGTGCGGTCCGGGCGAGCCGGAGATGGTGGAACCGACGCCGGGTCTTCTGGCGTTCACGGGGGCGAAGTTGATCACCGGCGAGGGCGACGCCATCGACAACGGCACGATGATCGTGCGGGACGGGATGATCGAGGCCGTCGGCGCCACGGACGCGGTCGAGGTTCCGGCCGACGCAACGACCGTCGACCTCAGCGGCCGGACCGTCACCCCGGGACTGGTCAATGCCCACGGCCACGTGAACAACGTCCGCGGCCTCGAGGCCGACCCGTCGTTCTACACCGAGGAACACGTCGCGGATCAGTTGGCCCTCTATGCCCGCTATGGCGTGACCACGGTGGCGAGCCTGGGCGGGGACGGTCCGGAGGGGGTCGCCGTTCGTAACCGCGAGGACGCCAGCCTCACGCATGCGCGGATCCGTGTCGCCGGACCCGTCGTGGTCGCCGACGACCCGGAGGAGGCGGTTGCGATCGTGAACGAGATTGCCGACATGGGGGTCGACTTCATCAAGATCCGTGTGGACGACAACCTCGGCAACTCGCAGAAGATGACGCCGGAGGTGTACAAGGCGGTCATCGACGCTTCCCACGCCCGCGGCCTGAAGCTGACGTCGCACATGTACTATCTGGAGGACTCGAAGGGGCTGCTCGAAGCGGGCAGCGACTTCCTGGCCCACAGCATCCGCGATGCCCCGGTGGACGACGAGATGATCCGCCTGCTGCAGGAAACCGGTGTCTGCTATTGCCCGACGCTGATGCGCGAAGTATCGACCTATGTCTACGAGGACCGGCCGGACTGGTTCGATGATCCGTTCTTCCTGCGGGACGCGGATCCGACGGTGATGGCCGCGCTTCAGGAACCGGAGCGCATGGAAGGCGTTCGCAACAGCTCCAGCGCCCAGACCTACAAGGCGCAGTTGCCGCTGGCGATGGAGAACCTGAAGACGCTGCACGATGCCGGCATTCCGATTGCGATGGGGACCGACACCGGGCCCGCCGCCCGCTTCCAGGGCTACTTCGAGCACGGTGAGCTGGAGTTGATGGTGGAGTCGGGCATGACGCCGATGGAGACGATTCTGGCCTCGACGAGCGTCGCCGCCGACTGCCTCGGCATCGAGGGCGTCGGCCGTCTGGGGGCCGGCAATCATGCCGACTTCGTCGTCTTCACCGCGGACCCGTCGGTCGACATCGCGAACAGCAAGACCATCGAGTCGGTCTGGATCGCCGGCAACGAGGTGCCCGGCAGCACCAGCAACTGA
- a CDS encoding UPF0182 family protein: MRLKLSLALIVLVLVVLLPSMAELYTEWLWFGEVDYQGVFLKSLTARALVGVAAFLVAFAFLFGNLRFAVRRARRPFVIFTGGGDLQPIILERHHLGFLALGIAALVSLFVAGVASSRWITVLQYLEATPFGDADPLFGRDAGFYIFTLPMLDLLRVGLQSIVMLAVAGAAGAYIVAGEISLDQAGFRVASAARQHLLLLAALVFVLFAWGAYLDMPRLLTTPAGIVHGASYVDVTVRLPVFRILMAVSALAAGAALYAAFASTTWPVAAAVGLYMVVWVGGGAAAALTQQLVVTPDEQQKEAPYITHNIAATRTAFDLDAVEERDVSGDALLTMDDIANNAETINNVRLWDHLPLLDTFGQIQEIRTYYEFASVDNDRYVIDGEYRQTMLSGRELNSDSLPNRSWVNERLQYTHGFGVALGPVNQVTPEGLPVLFIQDLPPTTETDLHVEQPSIYFGELSNDYVVVNTNTDEFHYPEGDDNVSTRYDGTGGIELGNFFQRLLFSLRFRSYEVLVSGQLNADSRIIFHRNISDRVATIAPFLRYDADPYLVIADGRLYWMRDAYTVSDDYPYSSPVGGGINYIRNSVKIVIDAYNGDTTFYLAEPDDPIGVTLGKIFPGWLQPLDTMPQSLRDHIRYPEGIFSLQTAMYSTFHMTNPAVFYNREDQWEVPVIDNEQMEPYYTIMRLPGEERAEFIQMLPFTPRGRNNLAAWMIARSDGDNYGRMLVFQFPKQKLIFGPSQVVARINQDQVISPQITLWNQQGSEVIQGTLLVIPIEEGLLYIRPLYLRASGGRIPELTRVIVAYQNQIVMEETLDQALDRLFTDGLPGLGPPTSNLLMTDAAPDVDPGAVDGGAGASIPAAMTGDTLAVGTALATRAQDHYTRALQAQRDGNWALYGAEIERLGEILEELQENEN; the protein is encoded by the coding sequence GTGCGCCTGAAGCTATCGCTCGCGCTCATCGTGCTGGTGCTGGTCGTGCTGCTGCCGTCGATGGCGGAGCTGTACACGGAGTGGCTCTGGTTCGGCGAAGTGGACTACCAGGGCGTGTTCCTCAAGAGCCTGACCGCGCGGGCGCTCGTCGGCGTCGCCGCGTTCCTGGTCGCTTTCGCGTTCCTCTTCGGCAACCTCCGCTTCGCGGTGCGGCGGGCGCGGCGGCCGTTCGTCATCTTCACCGGCGGCGGCGACCTGCAGCCGATCATCCTGGAACGGCATCACCTTGGCTTCCTGGCGCTCGGGATCGCTGCATTGGTCTCGCTCTTCGTCGCCGGCGTGGCGTCAAGCCGCTGGATAACCGTCCTGCAGTACCTGGAGGCGACGCCGTTCGGCGATGCCGATCCGCTGTTCGGACGCGACGCCGGTTTCTACATCTTCACGCTCCCGATGCTCGACCTGCTTCGCGTCGGCCTACAGTCCATCGTGATGCTGGCTGTCGCGGGGGCGGCCGGCGCGTACATCGTAGCGGGTGAGATCTCGCTCGATCAGGCCGGCTTTCGCGTCGCCTCGGCCGCGCGGCAGCACCTGCTGCTGCTGGCCGCGCTGGTATTCGTTCTGTTCGCCTGGGGAGCGTACCTCGACATGCCGCGCCTGCTGACGACTCCGGCCGGCATCGTTCACGGCGCGTCGTATGTCGACGTGACCGTCCGTCTTCCAGTCTTCCGGATCCTCATGGCGGTTTCCGCGCTCGCGGCGGGGGCGGCGCTCTACGCCGCGTTCGCTTCGACCACCTGGCCGGTCGCGGCTGCGGTGGGCCTCTATATGGTCGTCTGGGTCGGTGGCGGGGCCGCCGCCGCGCTGACGCAGCAACTGGTAGTGACGCCGGACGAGCAACAGAAGGAAGCGCCCTACATCACCCACAACATCGCCGCGACGCGCACCGCCTTCGATCTGGACGCCGTAGAGGAGCGGGATGTCTCCGGCGACGCCCTGCTTACGATGGACGACATCGCGAACAACGCCGAGACGATCAACAACGTCCGGCTCTGGGATCATCTGCCGCTGCTCGACACGTTCGGGCAGATCCAGGAAATCCGGACCTACTACGAGTTCGCATCGGTCGACAACGACCGCTACGTCATCGACGGCGAGTACCGGCAGACGATGCTGTCGGGCCGCGAGCTCAACTCGGACAGCCTGCCGAACCGGTCCTGGGTGAACGAGCGGCTGCAGTACACGCATGGCTTCGGCGTCGCGCTCGGGCCGGTGAACCAGGTGACGCCGGAGGGCTTGCCGGTGCTGTTCATTCAGGACCTGCCGCCGACAACGGAGACCGACCTCCACGTCGAGCAGCCGAGCATCTACTTCGGTGAGCTGTCCAACGACTACGTAGTGGTCAACACGAACACCGACGAGTTCCATTACCCGGAGGGTGACGACAACGTCTCGACCCGCTACGACGGCACGGGCGGGATCGAGCTCGGGAACTTCTTCCAACGGTTGCTCTTCAGCCTGCGCTTCCGGTCGTACGAGGTCCTGGTCAGCGGACAACTCAACGCCGACAGCCGCATCATTTTCCACCGGAACATCTCGGACCGCGTGGCCACCATCGCCCCGTTCCTCCGGTACGACGCCGACCCGTACCTGGTGATCGCCGACGGCCGGCTGTACTGGATGCGGGATGCCTACACCGTTAGCGACGACTATCCCTACTCGAGCCCGGTAGGGGGCGGCATCAACTACATCCGCAACTCGGTGAAGATCGTGATCGACGCCTACAACGGCGACACCACGTTCTACCTGGCGGAGCCGGACGATCCGATTGGCGTGACGCTCGGGAAGATCTTCCCCGGCTGGCTCCAGCCGCTCGACACGATGCCGCAGTCGCTGCGCGACCACATCCGCTACCCGGAGGGTATTTTCTCGCTGCAGACGGCGATGTACTCCACCTTCCACATGACCAACCCGGCGGTCTTCTACAACCGCGAGGACCAGTGGGAAGTGCCGGTTATCGACAACGAGCAGATGGAGCCGTACTACACCATCATGCGGCTGCCGGGAGAGGAGCGGGCCGAGTTCATTCAGATGCTCCCCTTCACGCCGCGCGGCAGGAACAATCTGGCCGCCTGGATGATCGCGCGCAGCGACGGGGACAATTACGGCAGGATGCTGGTGTTCCAGTTCCCGAAGCAGAAGCTGATCTTCGGCCCGTCGCAGGTCGTCGCCCGCATCAATCAGGACCAAGTGATCTCGCCGCAGATCACGCTGTGGAACCAGCAGGGCTCCGAGGTGATACAGGGGACGCTGCTGGTCATCCCGATCGAGGAGGGGCTGCTCTACATCCGGCCGCTCTACCTGCGCGCCTCGGGCGGGCGGATCCCGGAGCTCACACGCGTAATCGTCGCCTACCAGAACCAGATCGTGATGGAGGAGACGCTCGACCAGGCGCTCGATCGGCTGTTCACCGACGGACTGCCGGGACTGGGACCACCGACATCGAATCTGCTGATGACCGACGCCGCGCCGGACGTTGATCCGGGCGCCGTCGACGGCGGGGCAGGCGCTTCCATACCGGCTGCCATGACCGGCGACACCTTGGCCGTCGGCACCGCGCTGGCCACCCGGGCGCAGGATCACTATACGCGGGCCCTGCAGGCCCAGCGCGATGGCAACTGGGCTCTCTACGGAGCAGAGATCGAGCGCCTCGGCGAGATCCTCGAGGAACTCCAGGAGAACGAGAACTGA
- a CDS encoding FtsX-like permease family protein yields MRFLTQIFAVTGLTFRTIPERAGSSAVAVIGVTGVVIVFVAVLSIAEGFRAAMVGAGSPDTVIVMRGGSDTELSSVLDLESARIVSDAAGVRRDDGGPVASAELFVVVDVPKRTTGTVANVPLRGVEPAAFAIRDELRIVEGRAFRPGTNEIIVGRSATLQFAGLDLGSTQRWGESAWEVVGVFEADGTIAESEIWCDARVLGPAYRRGDSVQSVFAKLESADTVDTFRDALTTDPRLDVMVERETDYYAGQSELMTGIIRGVGTVIAILMGIGAVFGAINTMYNAVATRTREIATLRALGFSGLPVVISVMLESLLLSVTGGVIGGSLAYLAFNGYQTATLNFQTFSQVAFSFLVTPSLAVQGIVIAVVMGFFGGLFPAIRAARLPVATALREL; encoded by the coding sequence ATGCGCTTTCTGACCCAGATCTTCGCCGTCACGGGCCTCACGTTCCGCACGATTCCGGAGCGGGCCGGATCTTCCGCCGTCGCCGTCATCGGCGTAACCGGCGTGGTGATTGTCTTCGTCGCCGTGCTCTCGATCGCCGAAGGGTTCCGCGCCGCCATGGTCGGCGCCGGCTCTCCCGACACCGTCATCGTGATGCGGGGCGGCAGCGACACGGAGTTGAGCAGCGTGCTCGACCTGGAGAGCGCCCGGATTGTGAGTGACGCCGCCGGGGTGCGACGGGACGACGGCGGGCCCGTGGCGTCCGCGGAACTGTTCGTCGTTGTCGACGTCCCGAAACGGACCACCGGAACCGTGGCGAACGTGCCGCTGCGCGGGGTCGAGCCCGCCGCGTTCGCCATCCGGGACGAGTTGCGGATCGTCGAGGGGCGCGCCTTCCGTCCCGGCACGAACGAGATCATCGTCGGCCGGAGCGCCACCCTGCAGTTCGCCGGCCTGGACCTGGGATCGACGCAGCGCTGGGGCGAGAGCGCCTGGGAGGTGGTCGGGGTCTTCGAGGCGGACGGAACCATCGCGGAATCGGAGATCTGGTGCGATGCCCGCGTCCTGGGTCCGGCGTATCGGCGTGGCGACAGCGTGCAGTCGGTCTTTGCGAAGCTCGAATCGGCCGACACGGTCGACACTTTTCGCGATGCGCTGACCACCGACCCGCGCCTGGACGTGATGGTGGAACGCGAGACCGACTACTACGCGGGGCAGTCCGAGCTGATGACCGGCATAATCCGGGGCGTCGGCACCGTCATCGCCATCCTCATGGGCATCGGCGCCGTCTTCGGAGCGATCAACACGATGTACAACGCGGTCGCGACGAGGACCCGCGAGATCGCGACGCTGCGGGCGCTAGGGTTCTCAGGCCTGCCCGTCGTCATCTCGGTGATGCTGGAGTCGCTACTGCTGAGCGTGACGGGCGGAGTGATCGGCGGCTCGCTCGCCTACCTGGCCTTCAACGGCTATCAGACCGCGACGCTCAACTTCCAGACGTTCAGCCAGGTGGCGTTTTCCTTCCTGGTCACGCCCTCGCTGGCGGTTCAGGGGATCGTCATCGCCGTGGTCATGGGCTTCTTCGGCGGCCTCTTCCCCGCCATCCGGGCCGCCCGCCTGCCGGTGGCGACCGCGCTCCGCGAACTCTGA